In Planctomicrobium piriforme, the following proteins share a genomic window:
- a CDS encoding ABC transporter permease: protein MGRFWNRRLLSDYGSVLILLLLCAYYSWATLSVQHPISPTAGRELADQIIATSGPAANVLIVIRNTEQDKAFAGAAAEQLTKAGVHVLETLGGDPAIVRQTLQRLGSSNTRVDAIATHQPGSAWGPLREESLKAIGKEYPSLAQVQVFTPRSYVWPAFLTRENLLNVVNQNADVAIIAIGMSLVIITAGIDLSVGSLLAVSGVLTAIAIQQWGGGAQASVPMLIFCSLCGIGACALCGVFNGAMVTFFRVPAFVVTLAMMMVARGLALIAAVQYQKFLSGGTTEGTPEAIKIGSPAFSWLGGGVTAGVPNPIWLMLVLYFAAYIVMSRTTLGRYIYAVGGNPEAARLSGVPVKGVLILVYAISGAMAGLAGIVDSSRFDGGRPNAGESYELQVIAAVVVGGTSLAGGEGRIFGTLVGAMIIAVIQNGLNMAGVKSYEQKVVFGLLILGAVMLDQLKSSQFRNPLRLLWRTK from the coding sequence ATGGGCCGATTCTGGAATCGACGATTGTTGAGCGACTACGGGTCGGTCCTGATCCTTCTGCTGCTCTGCGCTTATTACAGTTGGGCGACGCTGAGCGTTCAGCATCCGATTTCACCAACGGCAGGCCGCGAACTGGCCGATCAGATCATCGCGACATCCGGACCGGCGGCGAATGTGCTGATCGTCATTCGCAATACGGAGCAGGACAAGGCGTTTGCGGGTGCAGCCGCGGAACAGTTGACCAAAGCGGGCGTGCATGTCCTCGAAACGCTGGGGGGCGATCCGGCAATTGTCCGCCAGACATTGCAGCGGCTGGGAAGTTCCAACACACGAGTCGATGCCATCGCCACGCATCAGCCCGGTTCGGCTTGGGGACCGCTGCGCGAAGAAAGCCTGAAAGCGATTGGCAAAGAGTACCCCTCGCTCGCTCAGGTGCAGGTGTTTACTCCCCGCAGCTATGTGTGGCCGGCATTCCTCACGCGGGAAAATCTGCTGAACGTCGTCAATCAAAATGCGGACGTGGCGATCATCGCGATCGGCATGTCGCTGGTGATCATCACAGCCGGGATCGATCTCTCGGTCGGCAGCCTGTTGGCGGTGTCGGGCGTGTTGACGGCAATCGCCATTCAACAATGGGGCGGCGGCGCGCAGGCCAGCGTGCCGATGCTCATTTTTTGCAGCCTGTGCGGGATCGGAGCCTGTGCGCTCTGCGGAGTGTTCAATGGCGCGATGGTCACCTTCTTTCGAGTTCCCGCGTTCGTGGTAACGCTGGCGATGATGATGGTCGCCCGCGGCCTGGCGCTCATCGCCGCGGTGCAGTACCAGAAATTTCTCAGCGGCGGCACGACGGAAGGAACGCCGGAAGCGATCAAGATCGGCTCACCCGCTTTCAGTTGGCTGGGGGGCGGGGTGACGGCGGGTGTTCCCAACCCGATCTGGCTGATGCTGGTCCTGTATTTCGCGGCCTACATTGTCATGTCCCGCACCACGCTCGGCCGATATATCTACGCGGTGGGTGGGAATCCCGAAGCGGCGCGCCTCTCTGGCGTGCCGGTGAAGGGAGTCTTGATTCTGGTGTACGCGATCTCTGGCGCCATGGCGGGGCTGGCCGGGATCGTCGATTCGTCACGTTTCGACGGTGGACGTCCGAACGCAGGCGAGTCGTACGAGCTGCAGGTGATTGCCGCCGTGGTGGTCGGCGGCACGAGCCTGGCAGGCGGAGAAGGGCGAATCTTCGGCACGCTGGTCGGAGCGATGATCATCGCCGTGATCCAGAACGGCCTGAATATGGCCGGCGTGAAAAGCTACGAGCAGAAGGTCGTCTTCGGCCTGCTCATTCTGGGCGCGGTGATGCTCGACCAGCTCAAGTCGAGCCAGTTCCGCAATCCGCTGCGCTTGCTGTGGCGCACAAAATAA
- a CDS encoding sugar ABC transporter ATP-binding protein translates to MPDAVTTADASSPLLRMQGISKRFPGVRALHEAHLELRAGEVLALLGENGAGKSTLIKMLAGVHQPDEGSIEVHGSPLSISGPMVARQAGIAVIHQEFNLIPALSARENLFLGQERTRLGWLAAGHERREASRLFQRLGMQIDPDRAVRDLTVAQQQVIEIARALSFNARIIVMDEPTAALSPREVEGLFKSIRELRSQGYGIIYVSHRLDEIFEVCDRATFLRDGQYIATKNVSELTREKMIELMVGRSLDQEFPKRKSQRGATRLAVRGLTRKPTVRDVSFELRRGEVLGLTGLIGAGRTEVARLLFGADRADAGSVTLDGKAVDLRSPRQAIASGVCLLTEDRKSQGLVLNRSILENFSLPNLKRFAPWGWIQQRAERKAFQEFVGQMRIKISGPAQLAKQLSGGNQQKIVLAKWLQRNADVIIFDEPTRGIDVGAKFEIYQLINNLAEAGKAILMISSELPEVLGMADRILVMHGGRITGEIPRAAEATQEQIMELAVR, encoded by the coding sequence ATGCCTGACGCGGTGACCACTGCCGATGCATCTTCACCGCTGCTGCGGATGCAGGGGATCAGCAAACGCTTTCCCGGCGTCAGGGCACTGCACGAAGCACATCTGGAACTGCGGGCAGGTGAAGTTCTTGCTCTGCTGGGGGAAAACGGAGCAGGCAAAAGCACCCTCATCAAAATGCTGGCCGGAGTGCATCAGCCCGATGAAGGATCGATTGAAGTCCACGGGAGTCCTCTCTCGATCAGCGGACCAATGGTGGCCAGACAGGCGGGCATCGCCGTCATTCATCAGGAATTCAATCTCATTCCGGCACTGTCGGCTCGTGAGAATCTGTTTCTCGGTCAGGAGCGAACGCGACTCGGCTGGCTGGCCGCGGGACACGAACGTCGCGAAGCCAGTCGACTCTTCCAGCGACTCGGCATGCAGATCGATCCCGATCGCGCGGTGCGTGATCTCACTGTCGCCCAGCAACAGGTCATAGAAATCGCTCGGGCACTCTCGTTCAACGCCCGAATTATCGTGATGGACGAACCGACTGCGGCACTCTCTCCGCGCGAAGTCGAAGGGCTGTTCAAGAGCATCCGTGAACTGCGATCACAGGGTTACGGCATCATCTATGTCAGCCATCGCCTCGACGAGATTTTTGAGGTCTGCGATCGCGCGACATTCCTTCGCGACGGACAGTACATCGCCACAAAGAACGTCTCGGAACTAACCAGAGAAAAGATGATCGAACTGATGGTGGGACGGTCGCTCGACCAGGAGTTTCCCAAACGAAAATCCCAGCGCGGCGCGACCCGGCTGGCGGTTCGAGGACTCACACGAAAGCCCACAGTGCGAGATGTGTCGTTCGAACTGCGACGCGGAGAAGTTCTGGGGCTGACGGGTCTGATTGGAGCCGGTCGAACGGAGGTGGCAAGACTGCTCTTCGGCGCCGATCGCGCCGATGCGGGCAGCGTGACGCTCGACGGCAAAGCTGTGGATCTCCGTTCGCCGCGACAGGCGATTGCCAGCGGCGTTTGCCTGTTGACGGAAGACCGCAAGTCGCAGGGACTCGTGCTGAACCGTTCGATTCTCGAAAACTTCAGTCTTCCCAACTTGAAGCGGTTCGCCCCGTGGGGCTGGATTCAACAACGGGCGGAACGGAAGGCGTTTCAGGAATTTGTCGGGCAGATGCGAATCAAGATTTCCGGTCCGGCCCAACTGGCAAAACAGCTCTCAGGCGGGAACCAGCAGAAGATCGTGTTGGCGAAATGGCTGCAGCGAAACGCGGATGTCATCATCTTCGATGAGCCGACGCGGGGCATCGATGTCGGCGCGAAATTCGAGATCTATCAGTTGATCAACAATCTGGCCGAAGCAGGCAAGGCGATCCTGATGATCAGCAGCGAACTGCCGGAAGTACTCGGCATGGCCGATCGCATTCTTGTCATGCACGGCGGACGAATCACTGGCGAGATCCCCCGCGCCGCCGAGGCGACGCAGGAGCAGATCATGGAACTGGCGGTGAGATAG
- a CDS encoding DUF1559 domain-containing protein — translation MSQISKVSIARRQPTRGFTLIELLVVIAIIAILIALLLPAVQQAREAARRTQCKNNLKQMGLAMHNYEETYKRFPTSGEFKFNTFATTGFARASFFTAVLPFIDQAPVYNRFNFAYPYNHTASGNPTAAKAVITAFLCPSNGNYDEAGGGGYGQTDYMPIAYTSIVTDSTNAAYGQNTATKALFSHSLLSGKGTGFGKISDATDGLSNTVALWEDSGRPANITGKYGAGIEANGVADPNWGTAGLEACSGTYWDGGSSSTGTYQRCPNRWADGDTGNGVSGPNQATGGSLNQFLNNNKTPKGGPSTCYWSVNNCGPNDEPFSPHVGGVQCVLGDGSVRFVSENVSGITVGLLCAPADGNVLGEF, via the coding sequence GTGAGTCAAATTTCAAAAGTGTCGATTGCCCGTCGGCAGCCAACACGCGGATTTACCCTGATCGAACTACTCGTCGTGATCGCGATCATCGCGATCCTGATCGCCCTGTTGCTCCCCGCCGTGCAGCAGGCCCGTGAAGCGGCCCGCCGCACCCAGTGCAAAAACAACCTCAAGCAAATGGGGCTGGCAATGCACAACTACGAAGAAACCTACAAGCGGTTTCCGACCTCGGGCGAATTCAAGTTCAACACCTTCGCCACGACCGGCTTCGCCCGCGCTTCGTTCTTCACCGCGGTTCTGCCGTTCATCGATCAGGCTCCGGTGTACAACCGCTTCAACTTTGCCTACCCGTACAACCACACGGCATCAGGCAACCCGACGGCAGCCAAGGCGGTGATCACCGCTTTCCTCTGCCCCAGCAACGGCAACTACGATGAAGCAGGCGGCGGCGGCTACGGCCAGACCGACTACATGCCCATCGCCTACACCAGCATCGTGACTGACTCGACCAACGCCGCTTACGGCCAGAACACCGCCACCAAAGCCCTGTTCAGCCATTCCCTGCTCTCCGGCAAGGGAACCGGCTTCGGCAAGATCTCTGATGCGACCGACGGCCTCTCGAACACCGTCGCCCTGTGGGAAGACTCCGGCCGTCCGGCGAATATCACCGGCAAGTATGGCGCTGGCATCGAAGCCAACGGGGTTGCTGATCCGAACTGGGGCACCGCCGGCCTCGAAGCCTGCAGCGGCACCTATTGGGACGGCGGATCGTCCAGCACGGGCACTTATCAGCGCTGCCCGAACCGCTGGGCCGACGGCGACACCGGCAACGGCGTTTCTGGCCCGAATCAGGCAACCGGCGGCAGCCTGAACCAGTTCCTGAACAACAACAAAACTCCCAAGGGCGGTCCGTCCACCTGTTACTGGTCGGTCAACAACTGCGGTCCGAACGATGAACCGTTCAGCCCGCACGTCGGCGGCGTGCAGTGTGTGCTGGGCGACGGCAGCGTTCGCTTTGTGAGCGAAAACGTCTCCGGTATCACCGTCGGACTGCTGTGCGCTCCCGCAGACGGCAACGTCCTCGGGGAGTTCTAG
- a CDS encoding substrate-binding domain-containing protein, giving the protein MTRRAACLLSFLLLFCGCPAAPPAEKSGPKTVSRGTIGFSALTLKNPFFKIIGDTLASSAKEQGFEVIVNDAERDVNEQSKHIDNFIAQGVTAIVINPTDRLAIGPAIKKANQAGIPVFTCDLQCEAEGIDVAGHVGTDNFQGGKLAGDAMIEALGSGGGKIMVLHFKQAQSCVFRVNGFTETITAHNQANPMAKIEIVSELEGGGLQDESYRATADALQAHPDLSGIFAINDPSALGAYAALKQAGKTDQVKIVGFDGQLEGKQAIKEGKIYADPVQFPEKMGTQTVKNVVLFLNGEPFEKVELIPTELYRKADADKDPALK; this is encoded by the coding sequence ATGACGCGACGGGCTGCCTGTCTGCTGAGCTTTCTGCTGTTGTTTTGTGGGTGCCCTGCTGCGCCTCCTGCGGAAAAATCTGGCCCCAAAACAGTGTCTCGCGGCACCATTGGCTTCTCGGCACTGACGCTCAAAAACCCGTTCTTCAAGATCATTGGCGACACCCTGGCGTCGTCGGCCAAAGAACAGGGATTCGAGGTGATCGTCAACGACGCCGAACGGGACGTGAACGAGCAGTCGAAACACATCGACAACTTCATCGCCCAGGGAGTCACGGCGATTGTCATCAACCCGACCGATCGGCTCGCGATTGGACCGGCGATCAAGAAAGCGAATCAGGCGGGGATCCCGGTGTTTACCTGTGATCTGCAGTGTGAAGCCGAGGGAATCGACGTCGCCGGACACGTCGGCACCGACAACTTCCAGGGAGGCAAACTGGCCGGCGATGCGATGATCGAGGCCCTCGGCTCAGGCGGCGGGAAGATCATGGTCCTGCATTTCAAACAGGCCCAGTCCTGCGTCTTTCGCGTGAACGGCTTCACCGAAACGATCACCGCTCACAATCAGGCTAACCCGATGGCCAAGATCGAAATCGTCTCGGAACTTGAAGGGGGCGGACTGCAGGATGAATCTTACCGAGCCACCGCGGACGCCCTGCAGGCACATCCGGATCTGTCGGGCATCTTCGCCATCAACGACCCATCGGCGCTGGGGGCCTACGCCGCGCTGAAACAGGCAGGCAAGACAGACCAGGTGAAGATTGTGGGCTTCGATGGCCAACTGGAAGGAAAACAAGCCATCAAGGAAGGAAAGATCTACGCCGATCCGGTGCAGTTCCCCGAGAAGATGGGAACGCAAACGGTCAAGAACGTCGTGCTGTTTTTGAACGGAGAGCCATTCGAAAAGGTCGAACTGATCCCGACTGAGTTGTACCGCAAAGCCGACGCCGACAAAGACCCGGCCCTGAAGTGA
- a CDS encoding DUF1559 domain-containing protein: protein MSLKVTSASVNRNRSRGFTLIELLVVIAIIAILIALLLPAVQQAREAARRSQCKNNLKQMGLAMHNYEETYKRFPSAGEWKSADYTATYFSRASFFTAILPFIDQATVYNRFNFAFPYNHTASGNTVPSKAVISAFLCPSNGNYDENGGGGYGQADYMTIAYTDIDVDTGVAGAPVARRNVGMLTGLTGWGKIALTTDGLSNTVAIWEDSGKPSQITGKYDAMSETPGGTGGGWSVADLETCTDGTLTGKRCPNRWADGDTGNGVSGPTLATAGNKNQYLNNNKTPKGGPSTCYWSVNNCGPNDEPFSPHIGGVHGLLGDGSVRFVSENISGITVARLCAPADGNPVGEF, encoded by the coding sequence ATGAGTCTAAAAGTGACGAGTGCAAGCGTGAACCGAAACCGGTCGCGCGGATTTACCCTGATCGAACTGCTGGTGGTCATTGCGATCATCGCAATCTTGATCGCCCTGCTGCTCCCCGCCGTGCAGCAAGCCCGTGAAGCGGCCCGCCGCTCACAGTGCAAAAACAATCTCAAGCAGATGGGATTGGCTATGCACAACTACGAAGAAACCTACAAACGCTTCCCCAGCGCCGGTGAATGGAAGTCGGCCGACTACACCGCCACCTACTTCTCACGCGCTTCTTTCTTCACCGCGATCCTGCCGTTCATCGATCAGGCCACGGTGTACAACCGCTTCAACTTTGCCTTCCCGTACAACCACACGGCATCCGGCAACACTGTTCCGTCGAAGGCAGTCATCTCGGCATTCCTCTGCCCGAGCAATGGCAACTATGACGAAAACGGCGGCGGCGGTTACGGCCAGGCCGACTACATGACGATCGCCTACACCGACATCGACGTCGACACCGGCGTTGCCGGCGCTCCCGTTGCTCGTCGCAATGTCGGCATGCTGACCGGCCTGACCGGCTGGGGAAAAATCGCCCTGACCACCGACGGTCTCAGCAACACCGTTGCCATCTGGGAAGACTCTGGAAAGCCCTCTCAGATCACCGGCAAGTATGACGCCATGTCGGAAACCCCGGGCGGAACCGGCGGCGGCTGGTCTGTCGCTGACCTCGAAACCTGCACCGACGGCACCCTGACCGGAAAGCGCTGCCCCAACCGCTGGGCTGACGGCGACACCGGAAACGGCGTCTCTGGCCCGACCCTGGCGACCGCCGGGAACAAGAACCAGTACCTGAACAACAACAAGACCCCCAAGGGCGGTCCCTCGACCTGCTACTGGTCGGTCAACAACTGCGGTCCAAACGACGAACCATTCAGCCCGCACATCGGCGGGGTGCATGGCCTGCTGGGCGACGGCTCGGTCCGGTTCGTGAGCGAAAACATCTCGGGCATCACTGTCGCCCGTCTGTGCGCTCCGGCCGACGGCAACCCGGTGGGCGAGTTCTAA
- the msrA gene encoding peptide-methionine (S)-S-oxide reductase MsrA, giving the protein MSTTPSDSALATATFGSGCFWCTEAVFLSLAGVKSVISGYSGGPAPNPTYRQVCTGNTGHAEVIRVTFDPTVVTYPQLLEAFFFSHDPTTLNRQGNDVGTQYRSVIFYHDDEQKRQAEEIIQKLDESGAYGSPIVTEVSPLINYYPAEDYHQDYFALHGHEPYCQMVVRPKVEKFRKAFAGLLKN; this is encoded by the coding sequence ATGAGTACCACCCCATCCGACTCCGCCCTCGCCACGGCAACATTCGGCTCCGGCTGTTTCTGGTGTACGGAAGCCGTCTTTCTCAGTCTGGCGGGGGTGAAGTCGGTCATCTCCGGATACTCAGGCGGGCCGGCGCCGAATCCGACTTACCGTCAGGTCTGCACAGGGAACACCGGACATGCGGAAGTGATTCGAGTGACGTTTGACCCGACGGTGGTGACGTACCCCCAGTTGCTGGAAGCGTTCTTCTTCAGTCACGATCCGACGACGCTCAACCGGCAGGGGAACGATGTCGGCACGCAGTACCGGTCGGTGATTTTCTATCACGACGACGAACAGAAGCGGCAGGCAGAAGAGATCATTCAAAAGCTCGACGAATCGGGGGCATACGGTTCGCCGATCGTCACTGAGGTTTCGCCGCTGATCAACTACTACCCGGCTGAAGACTACCACCAGGACTACTTCGCCCTGCATGGGCATGAACCCTATTGCCAGATGGTGGTGCGGCCAAAGGTCGAGAAGTTCCGCAAGGCATTTGCCGGACTCTTGAAGAATTGA